Proteins co-encoded in one Garra rufa chromosome 21, GarRuf1.0, whole genome shotgun sequence genomic window:
- the tmx4 gene encoding thioredoxin-related transmembrane protein 4: MQKYGRSSCWISAVFLMLAARVIAQTDDNNIVQTVADANWTLILQGEWMIKFYAPWCPACQHLQTDWENLGRQSESLGISVGRVDVTQQPGLSGRFLVTTLPTIFHAKDGNFRKYVSSRTIEDIQAYVEQKKWAMVEPVPGWKSPSSLLMSGMANLFRLSVWIRQIHTYLTNTLGIPSWGSYVIFAIITLFMGLMLGLMLVLIADCIWPSRPKHKDKTVVIVKEEVSEEEVEDVMMEEKHTSDLDNESERVSGDESTEEEGQMSDGAAGSSDQPPSEGAAESSVRKRKPQGSNTTEGT; encoded by the exons ATGCAGAAATATGGCAGAAGTTCCTGCTGGATTTCTGCTGTATTCCTGATGCTCGCGGCTCGTGTAATCGCTCAGACGGACGATAATAATATTGTGCAGACGGTAGCCGACGCCAACTGGACGCTCATCCTGCAGGGCGAGTGGATGATCAAATT CTATGCTCCTTGGTGTCCGGCCTGTCAACATTTACAAACAGACTGGGAGAATCTTGGAAGACAAAGTGAAAGTCTGGGGATATCAGTGGGCAGGGTTGATGTTACACAACAACCAG GTCTGAGTGGGAGGTTTCTGGTTACAACACTGCCGACTATATTTCA CGCTAAAGATGGAAATTTTCGCAAATATGTTTCATCACGGACTATTGAGGATATCCAGGCGTATGTTGAGCAGAAAAAGTGGGCGATGGTTGAGCCGGTGCCAGGATGGAAGTCGCCATCGTCTCTTCT aaTGTCAGGAATGGCTAATCTGTTTCGTCTCTCCGTGTGGATCAGA CAAATCCACACGTACCTGACGAATACTCTCGGTATCCCTTCCTGGGGCTCTTATGTGATTTTTGCCATCATTACACTCTTTATGGGACTGATGCTCGGCCTG ATGCTGGTTTTGATCGCTGACTGCATTTGGCCCTCCAGACCAAAGCACAAAGACAAAACAG TTGTAATCGTGAAGGAGGAAGTCTCAGAGGAAGAGGTGGAGGACGTTATGATGGAGGAGAAACACACGTCGGACCTGGACAACGAGAGCGAACGTGTGTCTGGTGATGAGTCGACCGAAGAGGAAGGACAGATGAGCGACGGAGCCGCCGGAAGCAGCGATCAGCCTCCGTCAGAGGGGGCAGCAGAGAGTTCAGTGAGAAAACGCAAACCGCAGGGGTCGAACACGACTGAGGGAACATAA
- the hao1 gene encoding 2-Hydroxyacid oxidase 1 — MSDSLVCVSDYERQAQRLLPKSVFDYYFSGADEQQTLRDNVEAFARWCIYPRVLRDVSSVDMSTTVLGQRVSMPICVAATAMQRMAHPDGETATARACLSCDTGMMLSSWATSTIEEVAEAAPGAVRWMQLYIYKDRALTQSLVRRAEEAGYKGIFVTVDTPYLGRRRDDVRNRFKLPSHLRMANFETPDLAFSSKEGYGEDSGLAVYVTQAIDATVKWDDIAWLKRMTSLPVVVKGVLTAEDAKEALKYGVDGILVSNHGARQLDGVSATVSVC; from the exons ATGTCAGACTCGCTGGTGTGTGTCAGTGATTATGAGCGTCAGGCTCAAAGACTTCTACCAAAGTCAGTGTTTGATTACTATTTCTCCGGAGCAGACGAGCAGCAAACTCTGCGTGATAATGTAGAAGCGTTCGCCAG GTGGTGCATTTACCCTCGTGTGCTCAGAGACGTGTCTTCAGTGGACATGTCCACCACAGTTCTGGGCCAAAGAGTCAGTATGCCTATCTGTGTGGCAGCTACTGCTATGCAGCGAATGGCGCATCCCGATGGCGAGACGGCCACTGCGAGAG CCTGCCTGTCCTGTGACACGGGGATGATGCTGAGCTCATGGGCCACCTCCACCATAGAGGAAGTAGCGGAGGCCGCACCTGGGGCCGTGCGCTGGATGCAGCTGTACATTTATAAAGACCGAGCGCTGACTCAGTCTCTGGTCAGGAGGGCTGAGGAGGCCGGGTATAAGGGTATCTTTGTCACAGTGGACACACCTTATCTTGGCAGGCGACGTGATGACGTGCGCAACCGATTTAAGCTGCCCTCTCATTTGAG GATGGCCAATTTCGAGACCCCTGATTTAGCGTTCTCCTCAAAAGAGGGTTACGGGGAGGACAGCGGCCTGGCGGTGTACGTAACTCAGGCCATAGATGCCACGGTGAAGTGGGATGACATCGCCTGGTTGAAGAGAATGACCTCGCTGCCAGTGGTGGTCAAAGGGGTTTTGACAG CTGAAGATGCCAAAGAAGCGCTGAAGTATGGGGTGGATGGAATACTTGTGTCAAACCACGGAGCAAGACAGCTCGATGGAGTTTCAGCCACCGTAAGTGTCTGTTGA